One Tursiops truncatus isolate mTurTru1 chromosome 3, mTurTru1.mat.Y, whole genome shotgun sequence DNA segment encodes these proteins:
- the LCP2 gene encoding lymphocyte cytosolic protein 2 isoform X3, which produces MALRNVPFRSEVLAWDPDTLADYFKKLNYRDCEKAVKKYHIDGLRFLNLAENDIQKFPKLRVPILSKLSQEINKNEERRSIFTRKPQVQRFPEETESHEEDNGGWSSFDEDDYESPDDDQYGEDDGDYESPNEEEEALVEDDADYEPPPSNNEEALQNSILPAKPFSNPGSIYIDRPHSGKVQQPPVPPQRPMAAICPLPSGSRAHSQPPPPPQPNHEEPSRSRNHKTAKLPAPSIDRSTKPPLDRSLAPFDREPFAIGKKPAISDKLSAPAGRPLGEHLPKIQKPPLPPAMERHDRSSPLPGKKPPVPKHGWGSDRRENDEDDVHQRSLPQPALLPMSSNTFPSRSTKPSPKHSVPSAHLPGAFSESNSGFSQSASLPPYFSQGPSNRPPPRGEGRSFPSPAPTKPQLPLPSEGENSLNEDWYVSYITRIEAEAALRKINQDGTFLVRDSSRKTITNPYVLMVLYKEKVYNIQIRYQEESQVYLLGTGLRGKEDFLSVSDIIDYFRKMPLLLIDGKNRGSRYQCTLTYSAGYP; this is translated from the exons CTGAACTACAGGGACTGTGAAAAGGCTGTGAAGAAATATCACATCGACGGGCTGCGGTTTTTG AACCTGGCAGAGAATGACATCCAGAAATTCCCTAAGCTCCGGGTGCC AATTCTCAGTAAGTTGAGTCAAGAAATCAACAAGAATGAAGAGAGAAGGAGCATTTTCACACGCAA ACCCCAAGTCCAGCGGTTTCCTGAGGAAACAG AAAGCCATGAAGAAGACAACGGAGGCTGGTCATCCTTT GATGAAGATGACTATGAAAGTCCCGATGATGATCAGTATGGGGAGGATGACGGTGACTATGAGTCCCCCAATGAAGAGGAAGAGGCCCTCGTGGAAGATGACGCCGATTATGAGCCGCCACCCTCCAACAACGAGGAGGCTCTGCAGAACTCCATCCTGCCTGCCAAGCCTTTCTCCAACCCCGGCTCCATATACATAG ACCGGCCCCATTCCGGGAAAGTGCAGCAGCCGCCCGTGCCCCCGCAGAGGCCGATGGCCGCCATCTGTCCTTTGCCCTCCGGCAGCCGGGCTCACTCG CAGCCACCTCCGCCACCCCAGCCCAACCACGAAGAGCCTAGCAGAAGTAGAAACCACAAAACAGCAAAGC TCCCTGCCCCTTCCATAGACAGAAGCACGAAACCACCCCTAGATCGTTCCTTAGCTCCGTTTGACAGAGAGCCCTTCGCAATAG GAAAGAAACCAGCGATTTCTGACAAG CTCTCCGCCCCAGCGGGAAG GCCTCTCGGGGAGCATTTACCCAAGATACAAAAGCCCCCGTTGCCACCAGCCATGGAAAGGCATGACAGAAGCAGCCCCCTTCCAGGGAAGAAGCCACCTGTGCCAAA GCATGGATGGGGATCAGACAGAAGAGAGAAT GATGAAGATGATG TACATCAGAGATCTCTGCCCCAGCCAGCACTGCTCCCCATGAGCTCTAACACCTTCCCTTCAAGATCTACTAAGCCATCGCCCAAGCACTCCGTCCCATCAGCTCACCTGCCCGGAGCCTTCTCAGAAAG CAACAGTGGTTTTTCGCAGAGTGCCTCCCTGCCGCCATACTTCTCTCAAG GCCCTAGCAACAGGCCACCTCCCAGAGGTGAAGGCAGGAGCTTTCCCTCGCCAGCCCCGACCAAACCTCAGCTGCCATTGCCTTCGGAAGGAGAG aaTTCATTAAATGAAGACTGGTACGTTTCGTATATTACCCGAATAGAGGCAGAAGCGGCTCTTAGAAAGATaaaccag GATGGCACTTTCCTGGTTAGAGACAGCTCTAGAAAAACAATAACCAATCCATACGTCCTCATGGTGTTGTACAAAGAGAAAGTTTACAACATCCAGATCCGTTATCAGGAGGAAAGCCAAGTTTACTTGTTGGGAACTGGACTCCGAGGGAAAGAG GACTTTCTGTCTGTGTCAGATATTATCGACTACTTCAGGAAAATGCCACTTCTGCTCATTGATGGGAAGAACCGAGGTTCCAGATACCAGTGCACATTAACGTATTCTGCAGGTTATCCCTAG
- the LCP2 gene encoding lymphocyte cytosolic protein 2 isoform X1: MALRNVPFRSEVLAWDPDTLADYFKKLNYRDCEKAVKKYHIDGLRFLNLAENDIQKFPKLRVPILSKLSQEINKNEERRSIFTRKPQVQRFPEETESHEEDNGGWSSFDEDDYESPDDDQYGEDDGDYESPNEEEEALVEDDADYEPPPSNNEEALQNSILPAKPFSNPGSIYIDRPHSGKVQQPPVPPQRPMAAICPLPSGSRAHSQPPPPPQPNHEEPSRSRNHKTAKLPAPSIDRSTKPPLDRSLAPFDREPFAIGKKPAISDKLSAPAGRPLGEHLPKIQKPPLPPAMERHDRSSPLPGKKPPVPKHGWGSDRRENDEDDVHQRSLPQPALLPMSSNTFPSRSTKPSPKHSVPSAHLPGAFSESNSGFSQSASLPPYFSQECSTFEGPSNRPPPRGEGRSFPSPAPTKPQLPLPSEGENSLNEDWYVSYITRIEAEAALRKINQDGTFLVRDSSRKTITNPYVLMVLYKEKVYNIQIRYQEESQVYLLGTGLRGKEDFLSVSDIIDYFRKMPLLLIDGKNRGSRYQCTLTYSAGYP, encoded by the exons CTGAACTACAGGGACTGTGAAAAGGCTGTGAAGAAATATCACATCGACGGGCTGCGGTTTTTG AACCTGGCAGAGAATGACATCCAGAAATTCCCTAAGCTCCGGGTGCC AATTCTCAGTAAGTTGAGTCAAGAAATCAACAAGAATGAAGAGAGAAGGAGCATTTTCACACGCAA ACCCCAAGTCCAGCGGTTTCCTGAGGAAACAG AAAGCCATGAAGAAGACAACGGAGGCTGGTCATCCTTT GATGAAGATGACTATGAAAGTCCCGATGATGATCAGTATGGGGAGGATGACGGTGACTATGAGTCCCCCAATGAAGAGGAAGAGGCCCTCGTGGAAGATGACGCCGATTATGAGCCGCCACCCTCCAACAACGAGGAGGCTCTGCAGAACTCCATCCTGCCTGCCAAGCCTTTCTCCAACCCCGGCTCCATATACATAG ACCGGCCCCATTCCGGGAAAGTGCAGCAGCCGCCCGTGCCCCCGCAGAGGCCGATGGCCGCCATCTGTCCTTTGCCCTCCGGCAGCCGGGCTCACTCG CAGCCACCTCCGCCACCCCAGCCCAACCACGAAGAGCCTAGCAGAAGTAGAAACCACAAAACAGCAAAGC TCCCTGCCCCTTCCATAGACAGAAGCACGAAACCACCCCTAGATCGTTCCTTAGCTCCGTTTGACAGAGAGCCCTTCGCAATAG GAAAGAAACCAGCGATTTCTGACAAG CTCTCCGCCCCAGCGGGAAG GCCTCTCGGGGAGCATTTACCCAAGATACAAAAGCCCCCGTTGCCACCAGCCATGGAAAGGCATGACAGAAGCAGCCCCCTTCCAGGGAAGAAGCCACCTGTGCCAAA GCATGGATGGGGATCAGACAGAAGAGAGAAT GATGAAGATGATG TACATCAGAGATCTCTGCCCCAGCCAGCACTGCTCCCCATGAGCTCTAACACCTTCCCTTCAAGATCTACTAAGCCATCGCCCAAGCACTCCGTCCCATCAGCTCACCTGCCCGGAGCCTTCTCAGAAAG CAACAGTGGTTTTTCGCAGAGTGCCTCCCTGCCGCCATACTTCTCTCAAG AATGCTCTACTTTTGAAGGCCCTAGCAACAGGCCACCTCCCAGAGGTGAAGGCAGGAGCTTTCCCTCGCCAGCCCCGACCAAACCTCAGCTGCCATTGCCTTCGGAAGGAGAG aaTTCATTAAATGAAGACTGGTACGTTTCGTATATTACCCGAATAGAGGCAGAAGCGGCTCTTAGAAAGATaaaccag GATGGCACTTTCCTGGTTAGAGACAGCTCTAGAAAAACAATAACCAATCCATACGTCCTCATGGTGTTGTACAAAGAGAAAGTTTACAACATCCAGATCCGTTATCAGGAGGAAAGCCAAGTTTACTTGTTGGGAACTGGACTCCGAGGGAAAGAG GACTTTCTGTCTGTGTCAGATATTATCGACTACTTCAGGAAAATGCCACTTCTGCTCATTGATGGGAAGAACCGAGGTTCCAGATACCAGTGCACATTAACGTATTCTGCAGGTTATCCCTAG
- the LCP2 gene encoding lymphocyte cytosolic protein 2 isoform X2, translated as MALRNVPFRSEVLAWDPDTLADYFKKLNYRDCEKAVKKYHIDGLRFLNLAENDIQKFPKLRVPILSKLSQEINKNEERRSIFTRKPQVQRFPEETESHEEDNGGWSSFDEDDYESPDDDQYGEDDGDYESPNEEEEALVEDDADYEPPPSNNEEALQNSILPAKPFSNPGSIYIDRPHSGKVQQPPVPPQRPMAAICPLPSGSRAHSPPPPPQPNHEEPSRSRNHKTAKLPAPSIDRSTKPPLDRSLAPFDREPFAIGKKPAISDKLSAPAGRPLGEHLPKIQKPPLPPAMERHDRSSPLPGKKPPVPKHGWGSDRRENDEDDVHQRSLPQPALLPMSSNTFPSRSTKPSPKHSVPSAHLPGAFSESNSGFSQSASLPPYFSQECSTFEGPSNRPPPRGEGRSFPSPAPTKPQLPLPSEGENSLNEDWYVSYITRIEAEAALRKINQDGTFLVRDSSRKTITNPYVLMVLYKEKVYNIQIRYQEESQVYLLGTGLRGKEDFLSVSDIIDYFRKMPLLLIDGKNRGSRYQCTLTYSAGYP; from the exons CTGAACTACAGGGACTGTGAAAAGGCTGTGAAGAAATATCACATCGACGGGCTGCGGTTTTTG AACCTGGCAGAGAATGACATCCAGAAATTCCCTAAGCTCCGGGTGCC AATTCTCAGTAAGTTGAGTCAAGAAATCAACAAGAATGAAGAGAGAAGGAGCATTTTCACACGCAA ACCCCAAGTCCAGCGGTTTCCTGAGGAAACAG AAAGCCATGAAGAAGACAACGGAGGCTGGTCATCCTTT GATGAAGATGACTATGAAAGTCCCGATGATGATCAGTATGGGGAGGATGACGGTGACTATGAGTCCCCCAATGAAGAGGAAGAGGCCCTCGTGGAAGATGACGCCGATTATGAGCCGCCACCCTCCAACAACGAGGAGGCTCTGCAGAACTCCATCCTGCCTGCCAAGCCTTTCTCCAACCCCGGCTCCATATACATAG ACCGGCCCCATTCCGGGAAAGTGCAGCAGCCGCCCGTGCCCCCGCAGAGGCCGATGGCCGCCATCTGTCCTTTGCCCTCCGGCAGCCGGGCTCACTCG CCACCTCCGCCACCCCAGCCCAACCACGAAGAGCCTAGCAGAAGTAGAAACCACAAAACAGCAAAGC TCCCTGCCCCTTCCATAGACAGAAGCACGAAACCACCCCTAGATCGTTCCTTAGCTCCGTTTGACAGAGAGCCCTTCGCAATAG GAAAGAAACCAGCGATTTCTGACAAG CTCTCCGCCCCAGCGGGAAG GCCTCTCGGGGAGCATTTACCCAAGATACAAAAGCCCCCGTTGCCACCAGCCATGGAAAGGCATGACAGAAGCAGCCCCCTTCCAGGGAAGAAGCCACCTGTGCCAAA GCATGGATGGGGATCAGACAGAAGAGAGAAT GATGAAGATGATG TACATCAGAGATCTCTGCCCCAGCCAGCACTGCTCCCCATGAGCTCTAACACCTTCCCTTCAAGATCTACTAAGCCATCGCCCAAGCACTCCGTCCCATCAGCTCACCTGCCCGGAGCCTTCTCAGAAAG CAACAGTGGTTTTTCGCAGAGTGCCTCCCTGCCGCCATACTTCTCTCAAG AATGCTCTACTTTTGAAGGCCCTAGCAACAGGCCACCTCCCAGAGGTGAAGGCAGGAGCTTTCCCTCGCCAGCCCCGACCAAACCTCAGCTGCCATTGCCTTCGGAAGGAGAG aaTTCATTAAATGAAGACTGGTACGTTTCGTATATTACCCGAATAGAGGCAGAAGCGGCTCTTAGAAAGATaaaccag GATGGCACTTTCCTGGTTAGAGACAGCTCTAGAAAAACAATAACCAATCCATACGTCCTCATGGTGTTGTACAAAGAGAAAGTTTACAACATCCAGATCCGTTATCAGGAGGAAAGCCAAGTTTACTTGTTGGGAACTGGACTCCGAGGGAAAGAG GACTTTCTGTCTGTGTCAGATATTATCGACTACTTCAGGAAAATGCCACTTCTGCTCATTGATGGGAAGAACCGAGGTTCCAGATACCAGTGCACATTAACGTATTCTGCAGGTTATCCCTAG
- the LCP2 gene encoding lymphocyte cytosolic protein 2 isoform X4 produces the protein MALRNVPFRSEVLAWDPDTLADYFKKLNYRDCEKAVKKYHIDGLRFLNLAENDIQKFPKLRVPILSKLSQEINKNEERRSIFTRKPQVQRFPEETESHEEDNGGWSSFDEDDYESPDDDQYGEDDGDYESPNEEEEALVEDDADYEPPPSNNEEALQNSILPAKPFSNPGSIYIDRPHSGKVQQPPVPPQRPMAAICPLPSGSRAHSPPPPPQPNHEEPSRSRNHKTAKLPAPSIDRSTKPPLDRSLAPFDREPFAIGKKPAISDKLSAPAGRPLGEHLPKIQKPPLPPAMERHDRSSPLPGKKPPVPKHGWGSDRRENDEDDVHQRSLPQPALLPMSSNTFPSRSTKPSPKHSVPSAHLPGAFSESNSGFSQSASLPPYFSQGPSNRPPPRGEGRSFPSPAPTKPQLPLPSEGENSLNEDWYVSYITRIEAEAALRKINQDGTFLVRDSSRKTITNPYVLMVLYKEKVYNIQIRYQEESQVYLLGTGLRGKEDFLSVSDIIDYFRKMPLLLIDGKNRGSRYQCTLTYSAGYP, from the exons CTGAACTACAGGGACTGTGAAAAGGCTGTGAAGAAATATCACATCGACGGGCTGCGGTTTTTG AACCTGGCAGAGAATGACATCCAGAAATTCCCTAAGCTCCGGGTGCC AATTCTCAGTAAGTTGAGTCAAGAAATCAACAAGAATGAAGAGAGAAGGAGCATTTTCACACGCAA ACCCCAAGTCCAGCGGTTTCCTGAGGAAACAG AAAGCCATGAAGAAGACAACGGAGGCTGGTCATCCTTT GATGAAGATGACTATGAAAGTCCCGATGATGATCAGTATGGGGAGGATGACGGTGACTATGAGTCCCCCAATGAAGAGGAAGAGGCCCTCGTGGAAGATGACGCCGATTATGAGCCGCCACCCTCCAACAACGAGGAGGCTCTGCAGAACTCCATCCTGCCTGCCAAGCCTTTCTCCAACCCCGGCTCCATATACATAG ACCGGCCCCATTCCGGGAAAGTGCAGCAGCCGCCCGTGCCCCCGCAGAGGCCGATGGCCGCCATCTGTCCTTTGCCCTCCGGCAGCCGGGCTCACTCG CCACCTCCGCCACCCCAGCCCAACCACGAAGAGCCTAGCAGAAGTAGAAACCACAAAACAGCAAAGC TCCCTGCCCCTTCCATAGACAGAAGCACGAAACCACCCCTAGATCGTTCCTTAGCTCCGTTTGACAGAGAGCCCTTCGCAATAG GAAAGAAACCAGCGATTTCTGACAAG CTCTCCGCCCCAGCGGGAAG GCCTCTCGGGGAGCATTTACCCAAGATACAAAAGCCCCCGTTGCCACCAGCCATGGAAAGGCATGACAGAAGCAGCCCCCTTCCAGGGAAGAAGCCACCTGTGCCAAA GCATGGATGGGGATCAGACAGAAGAGAGAAT GATGAAGATGATG TACATCAGAGATCTCTGCCCCAGCCAGCACTGCTCCCCATGAGCTCTAACACCTTCCCTTCAAGATCTACTAAGCCATCGCCCAAGCACTCCGTCCCATCAGCTCACCTGCCCGGAGCCTTCTCAGAAAG CAACAGTGGTTTTTCGCAGAGTGCCTCCCTGCCGCCATACTTCTCTCAAG GCCCTAGCAACAGGCCACCTCCCAGAGGTGAAGGCAGGAGCTTTCCCTCGCCAGCCCCGACCAAACCTCAGCTGCCATTGCCTTCGGAAGGAGAG aaTTCATTAAATGAAGACTGGTACGTTTCGTATATTACCCGAATAGAGGCAGAAGCGGCTCTTAGAAAGATaaaccag GATGGCACTTTCCTGGTTAGAGACAGCTCTAGAAAAACAATAACCAATCCATACGTCCTCATGGTGTTGTACAAAGAGAAAGTTTACAACATCCAGATCCGTTATCAGGAGGAAAGCCAAGTTTACTTGTTGGGAACTGGACTCCGAGGGAAAGAG GACTTTCTGTCTGTGTCAGATATTATCGACTACTTCAGGAAAATGCCACTTCTGCTCATTGATGGGAAGAACCGAGGTTCCAGATACCAGTGCACATTAACGTATTCTGCAGGTTATCCCTAG